From a single Sus scrofa isolate TJ Tabasco breed Duroc chromosome 13, Sscrofa11.1, whole genome shotgun sequence genomic region:
- the COX17 gene encoding cytochrome c oxidase copper chaperone isoform X1: protein MPGLAAAIPAPPESQEKKPLKPCCACPETKKARDACIIEKGEEHCGHLIEAHKECMRALGFKI from the exons ATGCCGGGTCTGGCGGCCGCAATCCCTGCCCCGCCTGAATCGCAGGAGAAGAAGCCGCTGAAGCCCTGCTGCGCCTGCCCGGAGACCAAGAAAGCGCGCGATGCGTG CATCATTGAAAAAGGAGAAGAGCACTGTGGACACCTAATTGAGGCCCACAAGGAGTGCATGAGAGCCCTGGGATTTAAGATATGA